Proteins encoded together in one Desulfosporosinus meridiei DSM 13257 window:
- the purN gene encoding phosphoribosylglycinamide formyltransferase — protein sequence MRTAILASGRGSNLQALIKAYQSGSLPIRIVAVGSDSPGAGALMRAEEAGIPSRVFSINQYLHRQAQEADILNWMGENEVELLLLAGYMRVLSPSFMREVPFPILNIHPSLLPAFPGLHAQRQALEYGVKVSGCTVHFVDEGLDSGPIILQEAVPVLHEDTEESLSQRILAVEHRLYPEAVRLLALGQVKRSGRRVQILQQEELR from the coding sequence ATGAGGACGGCAATACTGGCATCGGGCCGAGGGAGTAATCTTCAAGCACTAATCAAAGCCTATCAAAGTGGCAGTCTGCCTATCCGGATTGTGGCAGTTGGATCGGACTCTCCAGGGGCCGGCGCACTTATGCGCGCTGAAGAGGCGGGAATCCCAAGTCGTGTTTTTTCCATCAATCAGTACCTCCATCGTCAAGCCCAAGAGGCAGATATCTTAAATTGGATGGGTGAAAATGAGGTAGAACTTTTACTCTTGGCTGGGTATATGAGGGTTCTTAGTCCTTCGTTTATGAGAGAAGTTCCTTTTCCAATTCTTAATATCCATCCCTCCTTATTGCCTGCTTTTCCGGGTCTGCATGCTCAACGTCAGGCGCTTGAATATGGGGTTAAAGTAAGTGGCTGTACTGTACACTTTGTAGATGAAGGCTTGGATAGTGGTCCGATTATTTTACAAGAAGCCGTACCCGTGCTCCATGAGGATACGGAAGAGAGCTTGTCTCAGAGAATTTTAGCGGTGGAACACCGTCTCTATCCGGAAGCCGTTCGCTTGCTAGCCTTAGGGCAAGTTAAACGGTCTGGACGAAGAGTACAGATTTTGCAACAGGAGGAATTGAGATGA
- the purC gene encoding phosphoribosylaminoimidazolesuccinocarboxamide synthase, giving the protein MEKLELRYEGKAKRVYDTDQNEYFWVAYKDDATAFNGEKKGQILDKGLVNNQLSALFFVELEKAGIPTHFVNLLSDRDMLVHRLQMIPLEVVVRNIVAGSLSKRLGVEEGFVLPHPVVELYYKDDALGDPLVNESHVEAMGWASRDVATEIQALGLKVNSILQSILVKAGIELIDFKLEFGLRDGKVYLGDEISPDTCRYWDIETREKLDKDRFRRDLGKVEEAYQEVYRRVKAVLA; this is encoded by the coding sequence ATGGAAAAGTTAGAATTGCGTTATGAAGGAAAAGCTAAGCGGGTTTATGATACTGATCAAAATGAATACTTCTGGGTAGCCTATAAAGATGATGCAACAGCCTTCAACGGTGAAAAAAAGGGTCAAATCCTGGACAAGGGGTTAGTTAACAACCAGCTATCTGCGTTATTCTTTGTAGAATTAGAAAAGGCAGGCATTCCAACCCACTTTGTAAATTTGTTGAGTGATAGAGATATGCTTGTTCACCGTTTACAAATGATTCCTCTAGAAGTAGTTGTTCGCAATATTGTTGCCGGAAGTTTGTCAAAGCGTTTAGGAGTAGAGGAAGGTTTCGTGCTTCCACATCCGGTCGTTGAGTTATATTACAAAGATGATGCCCTAGGGGATCCGTTGGTTAATGAATCCCATGTTGAGGCAATGGGCTGGGCGAGTAGGGATGTTGCTACAGAAATTCAAGCATTAGGTTTAAAAGTAAACTCAATTCTACAGTCTATTCTGGTAAAAGCAGGCATTGAGTTAATTGACTTTAAGCTTGAATTCGGGCTCCGCGATGGAAAAGTCTATCTCGGAGATGAAATTTCCCCGGATACCTGTCGGTATTGGGATATTGAAACCCGGGAAAAGCTGGATAAGGATCGCTTCCGTCGTGATTTAGGAAAGGTTGAAGAAGCGTATCAGGAAGTTTACCGCCGAGTAAAGGCCGTTCTTGCTTAG
- a CDS encoding CC/Se motif family (seleno)protein: MDPNRITSKNMIIYITQNALKFLQKAKKNNLYIKRLVVTQCCIPLSTPPTVRKGSPRKPENYYQFNTEGITVFYDRDLIHKSHLTIDTEGFGFSERLMISDWIIKY, encoded by the coding sequence TTGGATCCTAACCGTATAACAAGTAAGAATATGATTATTTACATTACACAAAACGCCTTAAAATTCCTCCAGAAAGCCAAAAAAAATAACCTTTACATAAAACGTCTGGTTGTCACACAATGTTGTATCCCCCTTTCTACTCCTCCTACTGTACGAAAAGGAAGTCCTAGAAAACCTGAAAACTACTACCAGTTTAATACAGAAGGGATTACTGTTTTCTATGATCGTGATCTAATTCACAAATCACACCTTACTATCGATACTGAAGGATTTGGTTTTTCCGAACGATTAATGATTTCTGATTGGATTATTAAATACTAA
- the purM gene encoding phosphoribosylformylglycinamidine cyclo-ligase: MGYSYRDAGVDIEAGNEVVERIKPAVARTLRPEVLGGLGGFGGLFKLDLAKYPNPVLVSGTDGVGTKLRLAFQMNRHDTIGQDAVAMCVNDILVQGAEPLYFLDYLAVGKVEPQRLSQVVEGIARGCEMAGCALIGGETAEMPGFYAEDEYDIAGFSVGVVNEDKLIDGSKIRVGDILIGLPSSGLHSNGYSLARKIFAPYSLDEKFPELGESLGDALLRPTRIYVKSILSLLSGVEILGMAHITGGGLTDNVPRVLPAGLGAKIDTTKWERPSIFSLIQRLGDVAWTEMYRTFNMGVGFVLVVRAEDESLVRQKLDELGEKSFVLGSVIMGEGVAYEDGNTGIGPRE; this comes from the coding sequence TTGGGATATTCTTACCGAGATGCGGGTGTTGATATTGAAGCTGGGAATGAAGTAGTAGAACGTATAAAGCCGGCGGTCGCTCGGACTCTTCGGCCGGAGGTTCTCGGCGGATTAGGCGGATTTGGCGGGCTTTTTAAACTGGATTTGGCTAAATACCCAAATCCAGTCCTCGTTTCAGGAACCGACGGAGTAGGTACGAAGCTGCGCCTCGCTTTTCAAATGAATCGGCATGATACGATTGGGCAAGATGCAGTCGCTATGTGCGTCAATGATATCTTAGTACAAGGGGCGGAGCCTTTATACTTTCTTGATTATCTAGCCGTAGGTAAAGTCGAGCCGCAAAGGCTGTCCCAGGTTGTTGAGGGGATTGCCCGAGGGTGTGAAATGGCAGGTTGTGCCTTAATTGGAGGAGAAACTGCAGAAATGCCTGGTTTCTATGCAGAAGATGAATACGATATAGCAGGATTTTCAGTGGGCGTGGTGAATGAAGATAAGTTAATAGACGGCTCAAAAATTCGAGTAGGAGATATCCTTATCGGTTTGCCTTCTTCCGGTCTACATAGTAATGGGTACTCCCTAGCCCGAAAAATCTTTGCCCCCTATTCCTTAGATGAAAAATTCCCTGAGTTAGGGGAATCTCTTGGGGATGCCTTACTGCGCCCAACCCGAATTTATGTTAAATCAATTTTATCCCTTCTTTCTGGAGTAGAGATACTTGGAATGGCTCATATTACTGGAGGTGGGTTAACAGATAACGTTCCACGGGTTTTACCGGCAGGTCTAGGGGCTAAAATTGATACTACAAAATGGGAGCGTCCTTCAATCTTTTCGCTGATTCAACGTTTAGGAGATGTTGCCTGGACAGAAATGTATCGGACGTTCAATATGGGAGTTGGTTTTGTACTTGTTGTACGTGCGGAAGATGAGAGTCTGGTGCGACAAAAACTCGATGAATTGGGTGAAAAAAGCTTTGTTTTAGGGAGTGTCATAATGGGAGAAGGGGTGGCTTATGAGGACGGCAATACTGGCATCGGGCCGAGGGAGTAA
- a CDS encoding manganese catalase family protein gives MFNYSKRLFYPIHVEREDPAFAKLLIEHYSGIDGELSSALQYFHQRSFISNRHIRELLGIITAEEFGHMELISVAVSKLGGPPLTLLNAQDALKEIKHIDQSFDLNKLLQMDIQAETRAIRLYKQHLELTNDVNMKKMIKFLIGREDVHKYLLKKAQRLVRENGTPEDFNELIYDYKMSLQVLK, from the coding sequence ATGTTTAATTATAGTAAGCGTTTGTTTTATCCGATTCATGTTGAACGAGAAGATCCGGCATTTGCCAAATTGCTCATAGAACATTATTCAGGTATAGATGGTGAATTATCATCTGCCCTACAATACTTTCACCAAAGATCTTTTATATCTAACCGGCATATCCGTGAGTTGTTAGGCATTATCACTGCGGAAGAATTTGGGCATATGGAGTTAATTTCGGTAGCCGTAAGTAAATTAGGAGGGCCACCATTAACTTTGCTGAATGCTCAAGATGCTCTAAAGGAAATTAAGCACATTGATCAGAGTTTTGATCTCAATAAACTTTTGCAAATGGATATACAGGCAGAAACAAGAGCGATTCGCTTATATAAGCAACATTTGGAATTAACTAATGATGTAAACATGAAGAAAATGATTAAGTTTCTGATTGGCAGAGAAGATGTACATAAATACTTATTGAAAAAGGCCCAAAGGTTAGTTCGGGAAAACGGAACTCCAGAGGATTTTAATGAGCTTATCTACGACTATAAAATGAGTTTGCAAGTTCTGAAATGA
- the purH gene encoding bifunctional phosphoribosylaminoimidazolecarboxamide formyltransferase/IMP cyclohydrolase — translation MKRRAIISVSDKTGIVSFARELVDIGFELISTGGTYKALDEANIPVKYVSEVTGFPEVLDGRVKTLHPLIHGGILARDSVKHMEQMEKNGIKYIDLVVVNLYPFRETIAKPGVSFEEAIENIDVGGPTMVRAAAKNHGRVTVIVNPESYEEVLSVLREAGTVPAGMRKRLAAEAFSHTAEYDRLIAGYLERQLEPPDTFPETLRITAQKVQELRYGENPQQKAAFYINAEAGVGTLANGKQLQGKELSYNNWIDMNAAWKLVREFETCAAAIIKHTNPCGVAMGKTPLEAYESAFAADPISAFGGIIAFNRVVDTACAEALKERFYEVIIAPDFSPEAREILSSKTNLRLFVVGRGELGKVMSGWVYRSVEGGYLVQEIDRGTTPVSEWEFVTEQKPTEEDLVALDFAWRIVKHVKSNAIVVADHKRTLGVGAGQMNRVGSVKIALDQAGDAANGAYLASDAFFPFPDSIEEAARAGIRAIVQPGGSVRDEAVIEAANRLNMIMVFTHRRHFQH, via the coding sequence ATGAAGCGAAGAGCAATCATAAGCGTTTCAGACAAAACGGGTATTGTTTCCTTTGCCCGTGAACTTGTAGATATCGGCTTTGAGTTAATATCTACCGGAGGAACTTATAAAGCATTAGATGAGGCTAATATTCCGGTCAAATATGTGAGTGAGGTCACTGGATTTCCTGAAGTTCTAGATGGCAGAGTTAAGACCCTCCACCCGTTAATTCACGGGGGAATTTTAGCTCGCGATAGTGTCAAACACATGGAGCAAATGGAGAAAAACGGAATCAAATATATTGATTTAGTAGTTGTTAATCTTTATCCATTTCGGGAGACTATAGCGAAGCCTGGAGTTAGTTTTGAAGAAGCTATAGAAAACATTGATGTTGGTGGGCCAACGATGGTGCGCGCAGCAGCTAAGAATCACGGACGGGTTACAGTTATCGTAAATCCAGAATCTTATGAAGAAGTATTAAGTGTGCTTCGAGAAGCAGGAACAGTTCCCGCCGGTATGAGGAAGAGACTGGCTGCTGAAGCCTTTTCCCATACTGCCGAATATGATCGTCTAATTGCCGGGTATTTAGAGCGGCAACTTGAACCACCGGATACATTTCCGGAGACACTGCGTATAACTGCCCAAAAAGTTCAAGAGCTTCGTTACGGCGAAAATCCACAGCAAAAGGCTGCCTTCTATATCAATGCTGAGGCTGGGGTAGGGACACTTGCCAACGGAAAACAACTTCAAGGGAAAGAACTTTCCTATAATAATTGGATCGATATGAACGCTGCTTGGAAGCTCGTGCGGGAATTTGAAACTTGTGCAGCTGCAATCATCAAACATACCAACCCTTGTGGAGTGGCAATGGGCAAGACCCCTCTTGAGGCTTATGAAAGTGCCTTTGCCGCAGACCCAATCTCTGCTTTTGGTGGGATTATCGCTTTTAATCGTGTAGTAGATACAGCGTGTGCCGAAGCGCTTAAAGAGCGATTCTATGAGGTTATAATCGCGCCTGACTTTAGTCCGGAAGCACGAGAGATTCTTAGCTCTAAAACAAATCTACGACTCTTTGTGGTAGGAAGAGGAGAATTGGGCAAAGTCATGTCCGGTTGGGTTTATAGAAGTGTTGAAGGCGGTTACCTTGTCCAAGAGATTGATCGAGGGACTACTCCGGTATCTGAATGGGAGTTTGTGACAGAGCAAAAGCCTACGGAAGAAGATTTGGTCGCTCTTGATTTTGCCTGGCGCATTGTCAAGCATGTCAAGTCAAATGCTATCGTTGTAGCTGATCACAAGCGCACTCTGGGAGTTGGAGCCGGGCAGATGAACCGGGTGGGCTCCGTTAAGATTGCACTTGATCAAGCTGGAGATGCCGCCAACGGAGCTTATTTAGCTTCGGATGCATTCTTTCCATTCCCGGACTCTATTGAAGAGGCTGCCCGTGCCGGGATTCGCGCAATTGTTCAGCCTGGAGGATCTGTTAGGGATGAGGCTGTAATTGAAGCAGCAAATCGTTTGAATATGATCATGGTCTTTACCCATCGCAGACATTTTCAGCATTAG
- the purB gene encoding adenylosuccinate lyase has product MIERYTLPEMGGIWTDEHRLELWLKIEIAACEGWAKLGKIPNEAVDIIRKKAAFSWERVQEIEEVTQHDVLAFLTNVAEHVGDEAKHIHLGLTSSDILDTALSLQLVEASDILLTKLEGLETVLRRRAIEHRDTLMMGRTHGIHAEPITLGLKFALWYDEIRRQKRRLAFAREEIRVGKISGAVGTFANVDPQVEAHVCQALNLKPALISTQIIQRDRHAFFMTTLAGIASTLDKIATELRNLQRTDVHEVEEAFGKGQKGSSAMPHKKNPITPERICGMARVIRANAQVALENVALWHERDISHSSAERMILPDSTIALDYMLHKMTQLIDRLNVFPEQMKVNIDKGCGLIFSQRVMLALVDKGISREAAYALVQTNAMEAWNTKEQFQNLISKDTKIREYLDEKEINELFDYGYHTKHVADIFQRLELF; this is encoded by the coding sequence ATGATTGAACGCTATACTCTTCCTGAAATGGGAGGGATTTGGACAGATGAGCATCGTCTTGAATTGTGGCTGAAAATTGAGATTGCCGCTTGCGAAGGATGGGCTAAGTTAGGGAAGATTCCGAATGAGGCGGTTGATATCATTCGAAAGAAAGCTGCATTTTCTTGGGAAAGGGTACAAGAGATCGAGGAAGTTACTCAGCATGATGTCTTGGCGTTTTTAACCAATGTTGCAGAGCACGTGGGAGATGAAGCTAAACATATTCATCTTGGTCTAACTTCTTCGGATATCCTTGATACAGCGCTCTCTCTACAATTAGTTGAAGCTTCTGATATTTTGCTGACAAAACTTGAAGGGCTGGAAACGGTTCTGCGTCGTAGAGCCATTGAACATCGGGACACACTTATGATGGGCCGTACTCATGGAATTCATGCTGAACCCATCACTCTAGGGTTAAAATTTGCTTTGTGGTACGATGAAATCAGACGTCAGAAGCGGCGCTTAGCCTTTGCCCGAGAGGAAATCAGAGTGGGTAAAATCTCCGGTGCAGTAGGGACATTCGCTAATGTTGATCCACAAGTAGAAGCCCATGTTTGTCAGGCACTTAACCTCAAGCCGGCCTTGATTTCGACACAAATCATCCAACGTGATCGACATGCCTTTTTTATGACAACCCTTGCTGGCATCGCAAGTACTCTAGATAAAATAGCAACGGAACTTCGTAATTTACAGAGAACGGATGTTCATGAAGTAGAGGAGGCCTTTGGAAAAGGACAGAAAGGTTCTTCTGCAATGCCGCATAAGAAAAACCCAATTACTCCTGAGCGTATTTGTGGCATGGCAAGAGTCATTCGTGCTAATGCTCAAGTAGCACTGGAAAATGTGGCCTTATGGCATGAGCGAGATATTTCTCATTCTTCAGCGGAACGTATGATTTTACCGGACAGCACAATTGCCTTAGATTATATGCTCCATAAGATGACTCAGCTGATAGATCGACTGAACGTATTTCCGGAGCAAATGAAAGTCAATATTGATAAGGGTTGTGGACTGATTTTTTCCCAACGTGTTATGTTGGCCTTGGTTGATAAAGGGATTAGTCGCGAAGCAGCCTATGCTTTGGTACAAACCAATGCTATGGAAGCCTGGAATACTAAAGAGCAGTTTCAGAACCTAATCAGTAAAGACACGAAGATACGGGAATATTTAGATGAAAAGGAAATTAACGAACTCTTTGATTATGGGTATCATACCAAGCATGTAGCCGACATTTTCCAGCGTTTAGAGCTTTTTTAG
- the purF gene encoding amidophosphoribosyltransferase: MFEFGEDKPKEECGVFGIYAPDQEVARLTYYGLYALQHRGQESAGIAVSNGRGINVHKGMGLVSEVFSDRIVDSLKGKMAIGHVRYSTTGSSLLANAQPLVVHYQKGMMALAHNGNLTNASDLREELGKNGAVFQTTVDSEVIINLITRYRRDSLEDALVKTMMDLRGAYALVILAEDKLFGIRDSLGVRPLCIGSLGGRYCLASESCALDTIGAEFVRDVEPGEIIIIDEEGLHSRRGLMITKQASCAFEYIYFARPDSTMDQLNIAESRRQMGIELARECPIDADLVIAVPDSGTASALGYATALGIPFGEGLIKNRYVGRTFIQPTQAMREVAVRLKLNANASVLKDKRVVMIDDSIVRGTTSSKLVEMVKNAGAKEVHFLISSPPVAYPCFYGIDTAEREKLIANKLDVEGIRKYVGADSLHYISEEGLLRALGTESVCLACFNGSYPIPVSNLNRGKKNFESQNIF; the protein is encoded by the coding sequence ATGTTCGAATTTGGAGAGGACAAACCGAAAGAGGAATGTGGAGTCTTTGGAATCTATGCTCCTGATCAGGAGGTTGCCCGTCTTACCTATTATGGGCTTTACGCTTTACAGCACCGCGGGCAGGAAAGTGCCGGAATCGCAGTGTCAAACGGACGGGGCATTAACGTGCATAAAGGAATGGGCCTGGTATCGGAAGTGTTTTCTGACAGAATAGTGGATAGTCTGAAGGGAAAAATGGCAATTGGCCATGTACGTTATTCCACGACGGGATCAAGTCTGTTGGCCAATGCTCAACCTTTAGTGGTTCACTATCAAAAAGGTATGATGGCATTAGCCCATAACGGGAATTTGACTAATGCCTCAGATCTCAGAGAAGAACTGGGTAAGAATGGTGCAGTCTTTCAAACCACGGTTGATAGTGAAGTGATTATTAATCTTATAACCCGCTACCGTCGGGATTCCTTGGAAGATGCTTTGGTTAAGACTATGATGGATCTACGCGGAGCATATGCCTTGGTTATTTTAGCCGAGGATAAACTCTTTGGGATCCGTGATTCGCTGGGTGTTCGTCCTTTATGCATTGGAAGTCTAGGGGGGCGGTATTGCCTTGCTTCGGAAAGTTGTGCTCTGGATACAATAGGGGCAGAGTTTGTGAGAGATGTGGAACCCGGTGAAATTATAATAATCGATGAAGAAGGATTGCACTCACGCCGAGGCCTAATGATAACTAAGCAGGCGTCCTGTGCCTTTGAATATATATATTTTGCTCGACCTGATAGTACGATGGATCAGTTGAATATTGCTGAAAGTCGGCGGCAGATGGGTATTGAACTGGCACGTGAATGTCCTATAGATGCGGATCTTGTAATTGCAGTTCCAGACTCTGGCACCGCTTCAGCTCTAGGATATGCCACAGCCCTGGGAATACCCTTTGGAGAGGGGCTTATTAAAAATCGTTATGTCGGCAGAACATTTATCCAGCCCACACAGGCTATGAGAGAAGTAGCAGTTCGTCTTAAGCTTAATGCCAATGCCAGCGTGCTTAAAGATAAACGAGTTGTAATGATCGATGATTCTATTGTCCGAGGAACCACTAGTTCCAAGTTGGTTGAAATGGTTAAGAACGCAGGTGCCAAAGAGGTACACTTTTTAATCAGTTCTCCTCCGGTTGCTTACCCTTGCTTCTATGGTATTGACACCGCAGAACGGGAAAAGCTTATTGCCAACAAATTAGATGTTGAAGGTATTCGAAAGTATGTTGGAGCCGATTCATTGCACTATATATCTGAGGAGGGCTTGCTTCGCGCTTTAGGGACAGAGTCTGTCTGTTTGGCATGTTTTAATGGGTCCTATCCTATCCCCGTTTCCAACTTAAACAGAGGTAAAAAGAACTTTGAATCTCAGAACATATTCTGA
- the purD gene encoding phosphoribosylamine--glycine ligase, producing the protein MKKHRVLIIGSGGREHALAWKLAQSPELERLYVAPGNAGTEYWNVPISAQDIGALVEFAVNEKIDLTVVGPEDPLSIGVVDAFQEAGLRIFGPSKAAAQLEGSKSFAKMIMQSANIPTAQCQVFEDPIQAKQYIETIGAPCVLKADGLAAGKGVIVAMDLITALQAVDEIMDGSFGSAGKKLLVEEFLEGQEVSLLCFSDGVTALPMVPVQDHKRALDNDLGLNTGGMGTYSPPPIWTTELEATVMHDLVLPSLKIMQEQGTPFVGVLFLGLMLTKQGPKLLEYNVRFGDPETQVVMKRLKSDLLPILWSCTETNLSKVQLNWKEEVAVCVVMAAEGYPITYTKGIPIRLPEESDPDVVVFHAGTGINEGQLVSNGGRVLGITSEGKTLQEAREKAYSLINKIDFPKAHFRRDIGVKGLN; encoded by the coding sequence GTGAAGAAGCATCGGGTTTTAATAATCGGCAGCGGTGGTCGTGAACATGCACTGGCTTGGAAGTTGGCCCAAAGCCCTGAACTTGAACGTTTATATGTAGCGCCGGGAAATGCCGGCACTGAGTACTGGAATGTTCCAATTTCCGCACAAGACATTGGGGCACTGGTGGAATTTGCAGTTAATGAAAAAATTGATCTAACGGTTGTTGGTCCGGAGGATCCTTTGAGCATAGGCGTCGTAGATGCTTTTCAGGAGGCAGGTCTGCGAATTTTTGGCCCCTCAAAGGCTGCCGCTCAGTTGGAAGGCAGTAAATCCTTTGCCAAGATGATTATGCAAAGTGCTAATATCCCAACAGCACAGTGTCAAGTTTTTGAAGATCCAATCCAGGCCAAACAGTATATCGAAACCATTGGGGCCCCTTGTGTCTTAAAAGCGGATGGATTAGCCGCCGGCAAGGGAGTTATAGTGGCAATGGATTTGATAACTGCTCTACAAGCAGTGGATGAAATAATGGATGGCAGTTTTGGTTCTGCCGGCAAAAAACTGCTGGTTGAGGAGTTTCTAGAAGGGCAAGAAGTAAGTTTGCTATGTTTTTCAGATGGAGTCACAGCTTTGCCGATGGTTCCTGTTCAGGATCACAAACGGGCCTTGGATAATGACCTAGGACTGAACACCGGAGGTATGGGGACTTATAGCCCACCACCAATCTGGACGACTGAACTTGAAGCAACAGTTATGCACGATCTTGTTTTACCATCTCTCAAGATTATGCAAGAGCAAGGAACTCCTTTTGTCGGTGTATTATTTTTAGGGCTCATGTTAACAAAGCAGGGGCCTAAACTTCTGGAATACAACGTTCGTTTTGGGGATCCGGAAACTCAAGTTGTAATGAAACGACTTAAATCAGATCTTCTGCCTATTCTTTGGTCATGTACAGAAACAAATCTCTCTAAGGTTCAATTAAATTGGAAAGAAGAGGTTGCAGTTTGTGTTGTAATGGCTGCGGAGGGTTATCCAATAACTTACACAAAAGGAATACCAATCAGATTACCTGAAGAGAGTGATCCGGATGTAGTAGTCTTCCATGCAGGAACCGGAATTAATGAAGGCCAGCTTGTAAGTAATGGGGGCCGGGTTTTGGGCATAACATCGGAGGGTAAAACTTTGCAAGAGGCTCGTGAAAAAGCTTATTCTCTGATTAATAAAATCGATTTCCCCAAAGCCCATTTTCGCAGAGATATTGGAGTTAAAGGGTTGAACTAA
- a CDS encoding 3'-5' exoribonuclease YhaM family protein: MLKDCNAGERFEGVLLINEWKEVPFRQKPGAYLSLTCQDSSGQMQGKMWNYDPQVLVLLKDQDIVRIKGVASEYRGTLDLTIETIKIVAEEDVDLSELLPSSPIAASELEKRLTVLIEKTSQRELRALLEQVFGHPEWGDAFRKAPAAMKVHQAYLRGLWEHSVRVAELVEEIAKYYPKMNRDLAVTGALLHDLGKIGEYNYERGIKFTTEGRLLGHIILGIELLTEEITKISDFPRELRSKLLHIITSHHGKYEWQSPKRPKLMEALVIHYADALDAELYQFEQAKENHPEDEWSPYIPSMERYIYLK, translated from the coding sequence ATGCTGAAAGACTGTAATGCTGGGGAACGATTTGAAGGGGTATTGCTGATTAATGAGTGGAAAGAGGTTCCATTTCGGCAAAAACCGGGGGCATATCTCTCCTTGACATGCCAAGATAGCTCTGGGCAGATGCAAGGAAAAATGTGGAACTACGATCCCCAAGTTCTCGTGCTGCTAAAAGATCAGGATATAGTTAGGATTAAAGGGGTTGCTTCTGAGTACCGTGGTACTCTGGATCTAACGATTGAAACAATTAAAATAGTAGCTGAAGAAGACGTCGACTTATCAGAACTTTTGCCTAGTTCCCCGATTGCGGCTTCGGAATTGGAGAAACGCCTAACGGTTCTGATTGAAAAGACTAGCCAACGGGAACTTAGGGCTTTGCTGGAACAGGTTTTTGGACATCCGGAATGGGGGGACGCGTTTAGAAAAGCACCTGCCGCCATGAAGGTCCATCAAGCATACTTGCGCGGGCTTTGGGAACACAGTGTTAGAGTAGCTGAGCTTGTTGAAGAAATTGCCAAGTATTACCCCAAAATGAATCGAGATTTAGCTGTAACAGGTGCCCTTTTACATGACTTGGGGAAAATTGGTGAGTACAATTATGAGCGCGGAATTAAATTTACAACAGAAGGAAGGCTACTGGGGCACATTATCTTAGGAATTGAACTTCTAACTGAGGAAATTACCAAGATTTCCGACTTCCCGCGAGAATTGAGGTCTAAGTTGTTGCATATCATTACAAGTCATCATGGTAAATATGAATGGCAATCCCCAAAACGTCCGAAATTGATGGAAGCCTTAGTAATTCACTATGCTGATGCTTTGGATGCTGAGCTTTATCAGTTTGAACAAGCAAAAGAAAACCACCCCGAAGATGAATGGTCACCATATATCCCTAGTATGGAGCGGTACATTTATTTAAAATAA
- a CDS encoding DUF421 domain-containing protein, with the protein MELIKELLVVVGRIFTIIPLLLIVTLYMGKRAIGELPVFDFLVIITLGAITGADLADPSISHIHTAVAIILIGLFQKVITNSAIKHRKFGHLITFEPTIVIQDGQLIMSNLKKIRFSIDNILQMLREKDVFNISDVQIGIIEANGNLSVLKHANKDLVTLEDMNLTKVGSSLSYPIIIDGEIYGNVLKKLDLSEDWLEQQLATLNIKTPADIFFASVNNDNELHVSLKSFMEDKQNIVPITN; encoded by the coding sequence ATGGAATTAATCAAAGAGCTTCTCGTCGTAGTGGGACGGATCTTTACAATAATACCTTTACTTTTGATTGTTACTCTATATATGGGAAAGCGTGCTATAGGGGAACTTCCAGTTTTCGACTTTCTGGTTATTATTACTTTGGGAGCAATAACAGGTGCTGACCTAGCTGACCCCAGCATTTCTCACATACATACTGCAGTAGCAATTATTTTAATCGGTCTTTTTCAAAAGGTCATAACCAACTCAGCAATTAAGCATCGAAAATTTGGACACTTAATTACTTTTGAGCCTACAATTGTAATTCAAGACGGACAATTGATTATGAGCAACCTTAAAAAAATTCGATTTTCCATCGACAATATTCTGCAGATGCTTCGTGAGAAGGATGTCTTTAATATAAGTGATGTACAGATAGGCATTATAGAGGCAAACGGTAATTTATCTGTTTTAAAACATGCAAATAAAGATTTAGTTACCCTTGAAGATATGAATCTAACAAAAGTAGGCTCTTCTCTTTCCTACCCTATCATTATCGACGGTGAAATCTATGGAAATGTCTTAAAGAAGCTTGATCTTTCCGAAGACTGGCTAGAGCAACAATTAGCCACGCTGAACATTAAAACTCCCGCAGATATTTTCTTTGCCTCTGTAAATAATGATAACGAGCTTCACGTTTCTTTAAAAAGCTTTATGGAAGACAAACAAAATATTGTTCCCATCACAAACTAA